A genomic region of Desulfuromonas sp. TF contains the following coding sequences:
- the ercA gene encoding alcohol dehydrogenase-like regulatory protein ErcA: protein MGKQNAPELRKFLAPEFLFGIGARYQAGRYARNLGSSRVLLVSDPGVIAAGWTSQVRNSLEEEGLETVLFSGLTPNPKALEVTRGVEIYLQADCDTIVAVGGGSPIDCAKGIAVVTANGGSILDYEGVDMISEPGPPLLCIPTTAGTAADLSQFAIITDQARRCKIAIISKAIVPDLSLIDPEMTTTMDPFLTACTGMDALTHAIEAAVSNAHSPITDLHALKAVELICGHIERVVAFPGDLDARAQMMLGCLEAGLAFSNASLGAVHAMAHSLGGYLDLPHGECNAILLRQVMEFNMPAADDQFSLILKAMGIETRQRSRREMAASILAEIERLRRAVGIHQTLHDLGVHRTDVRELAESAERDPCLATNPRAINRRDLEVLYEESL, encoded by the coding sequence ATGGGCAAGCAGAATGCTCCCGAACTGCGCAAGTTTCTGGCGCCGGAATTTCTTTTCGGCATTGGGGCGCGATACCAGGCCGGGCGGTATGCCCGGAATCTCGGTTCAAGCCGGGTGCTGCTTGTCTCAGACCCCGGCGTCATCGCTGCTGGCTGGACCAGCCAGGTTCGAAACTCCCTGGAAGAAGAAGGGCTGGAGACCGTACTTTTCAGTGGGTTGACGCCCAATCCCAAGGCCCTGGAAGTGACTCGGGGAGTCGAAATTTATCTCCAGGCCGACTGCGACACCATCGTGGCGGTAGGAGGAGGCAGCCCCATCGACTGCGCCAAGGGGATCGCCGTCGTCACGGCCAACGGAGGCTCCATTCTGGACTACGAAGGGGTGGACATGATTTCCGAACCCGGACCGCCCCTGCTTTGCATACCCACTACTGCCGGCACCGCCGCCGACCTGTCGCAGTTCGCCATCATCACCGATCAGGCCCGCCGCTGCAAAATCGCCATCATCTCAAAGGCCATCGTCCCCGATCTCTCTCTGATCGATCCCGAGATGACCACCACGATGGATCCCTTTCTCACCGCCTGCACCGGAATGGACGCGCTGACTCACGCCATCGAAGCCGCCGTTTCAAATGCGCACTCGCCGATTACCGACCTGCATGCCCTCAAGGCGGTCGAACTGATCTGCGGCCACATTGAGAGGGTCGTCGCCTTTCCCGGGGATCTGGATGCCCGCGCGCAGATGATGCTCGGCTGCCTGGAAGCCGGCCTGGCCTTCTCCAACGCCAGCTTGGGAGCGGTCCACGCCATGGCGCACAGCCTTGGCGGGTATCTCGACCTCCCCCACGGCGAATGCAATGCCATTCTTCTTCGCCAGGTGATGGAGTTCAACATGCCCGCTGCCGATGACCAGTTTTCCCTCATTCTTAAGGCCATGGGTATTGAGACCCGTCAACGGAGCCGCCGGGAGATGGCCGCATCCATTCTGGCTGAGATCGAAAGACTGCGGCGGGCAGTGGGCATTCACCAGACCCTTCACGACTTGGGAGTTCATCGGACCGATGTCCGCGAGCTTGCGGAGTCGGCCGAGCGGGACCCCTGCCTTGCCACCAACCCCCGTGCCATCAACCGTCGCGACCTCGAGGTTCTCTATGAAGAGTCCCTCTGA
- a CDS encoding ABC transporter permease: MSELNPKQVPFVSWLPFVTLVQREILRFMRVSVQTVITPIITASLYLFVFGATLGDRLSVVEGFSYAQFVIPGLILMGVINNAFANSSSSLFMSRYLGNIVDLLVTPITPPQFILAYTLAAMIRGLLVGLVVWLISLFFAALPWPSPFLGMAMACLSSFLFAQFGIIAAIYSDSFDALSMYNNFVILPLIFLGGVFYPISILPEPWRSLSRFNPLFYLIDGFRHALLGVGDTSLWTAFGISAGMASGLFIWAALLIGKGYKLRS, encoded by the coding sequence ATGAGCGAGCTGAACCCGAAACAGGTCCCCTTCGTCTCCTGGCTTCCATTCGTCACCCTGGTGCAGCGGGAGATCCTTCGCTTTATGCGGGTGTCGGTGCAGACAGTCATCACCCCGATCATCACCGCATCCCTTTATCTATTCGTTTTCGGCGCCACCCTGGGCGACAGGCTCAGCGTTGTGGAGGGCTTCAGCTATGCCCAGTTCGTCATTCCCGGACTGATCCTCATGGGAGTCATCAACAACGCCTTTGCCAACTCCTCCTCCTCCCTTTTCATGTCCCGCTATCTGGGAAATATCGTCGACCTGCTGGTCACACCCATAACCCCTCCGCAATTCATCCTCGCCTACACTCTGGCGGCCATGATTCGCGGTCTGCTGGTGGGGCTGGTGGTCTGGCTGATATCCCTCTTTTTCGCCGCTCTGCCCTGGCCCTCCCCATTTCTCGGCATGGCCATGGCATGCCTCTCCAGCTTTCTCTTCGCCCAGTTCGGCATCATTGCCGCCATCTACTCGGACAGCTTCGACGCCCTTTCGATGTACAACAATTTCGTGATCCTTCCCCTTATCTTTCTGGGTGGAGTTTTCTATCCCATCTCCATTCTTCCGGAGCCCTGGAGAAGCCTCTCCCGGTTCAATCCCCTTTTCTATCTCATCGACGGTTTCCGCCATGCCCTGCTGGGAGTCGGAGACACCTCCCTGTGGACCGCCTTCGGCATCAGCGCCGGCATGGCCTCCGGACTCTTCATCTGGGCCGCCCTGCTGATCGGCAAAGGATACAAGCTTCGCTCCTGA
- a CDS encoding ABC transporter ATP-binding protein, translating into MIPALSIRNLSKSYDGTEAVKGISFDIAQGEIFGLLGPNGAGKSTIINMVAGVTRIGGGEVAVFGHDNQREYRQTRRLIGVMHQELVIDHFFTIERSLQIHSGYYGVPDDPAWRRLLIERLGLEPHLLKSMNKLSGGLKRRFMVAKALIHKPRLLILDEPTAGVDVELRHSLWEFVQEMNREGTTVLLTTHYLEEAEQMCGRIGIMNHGELVALEGKEELLTRLGRRHTTVHLAEPLDRVPDELAPFSAKLEGGGRTLFLAPTQQQRDGELLTILCRLGLKVTELSTEQAGLEEVFLELTGLRPNGRKEP; encoded by the coding sequence ATGATTCCCGCCCTTAGTATACGAAATCTCAGCAAAAGCTACGACGGCACCGAGGCGGTCAAGGGGATCTCCTTCGACATTGCGCAGGGGGAGATCTTCGGTCTTCTCGGCCCCAACGGAGCTGGCAAGAGCACAATCATCAACATGGTTGCCGGCGTCACCCGCATCGGCGGAGGAGAAGTGGCTGTCTTCGGCCATGACAACCAGCGCGAGTACCGCCAGACGCGCCGGCTGATCGGGGTCATGCACCAAGAGCTTGTCATCGACCATTTCTTCACCATCGAGCGTTCCCTTCAGATCCACTCCGGTTACTACGGGGTGCCCGACGACCCTGCCTGGAGACGGCTGCTCATCGAACGGCTCGGTCTGGAGCCCCATCTGCTCAAGTCGATGAACAAGCTCTCCGGCGGCCTCAAGCGCCGCTTCATGGTCGCCAAGGCGCTGATCCACAAGCCGCGCCTCCTCATCCTCGATGAACCGACCGCCGGGGTCGATGTCGAACTGCGCCACAGCCTCTGGGAATTCGTTCAGGAGATGAACCGGGAGGGAACGACCGTGCTGCTCACCACCCATTACCTGGAGGAGGCCGAACAGATGTGCGGCCGAATCGGCATCATGAACCACGGCGAGCTGGTGGCCCTGGAAGGGAAGGAGGAGCTGCTCACCCGCCTCGGACGAAGGCATACGACGGTGCATCTTGCCGAGCCCCTCGACCGCGTCCCCGATGAACTCGCTCCTTTTTCAGCGAAGCTGGAAGGGGGGGGACGGACTCTGTTTCTCGCGCCTACGCAACAGCAGCGCGACGGCGAGCTGCTCACGATCCTTTGCCGTCTTGGTCTGAAGGTGACTGAGCTTTCCACCGAGCAGGCGGGGCTGGAGGAAGTCTTTCTCGAGCTGACCGGCCTGCGGCCGAACGGCCGCAAGGAGCCGTGA
- a CDS encoding cob(I)yrinic acid a,c-diamide adenosyltransferase, which translates to MVRLDRISTGTGDRGTTSLADGSRVAKNSPRVCAYGTVDELNSLIGVVLLEELPENIDKELRRIQNDLFDLGSDLATPPGARGKDRIPYLKAHQVGRLEASIAAGASRVEPAMGFILPGGRPAAAHLHFARAVARRAEREVLTLIDSGEVAVNPLCLTYLNRLSDLCFVWARQCNGEGREDILWQPGQNR; encoded by the coding sequence ATGGTGAGACTCGACCGCATTTCCACGGGAACGGGGGACCGGGGAACTACCAGTCTGGCCGACGGCAGCCGGGTGGCCAAGAACAGCCCGAGGGTCTGCGCCTACGGAACGGTGGACGAACTCAACAGTCTGATCGGGGTGGTGCTCCTTGAGGAGCTGCCGGAGAACATTGACAAGGAATTGCGGCGCATCCAGAACGATCTTTTCGACCTCGGAAGTGATCTCGCCACTCCACCGGGAGCAAGGGGAAAAGACCGCATCCCCTACTTGAAGGCTCATCAGGTGGGGAGACTGGAGGCGTCCATCGCCGCCGGCGCTTCCCGGGTGGAGCCGGCCATGGGCTTCATTCTGCCTGGCGGCCGTCCGGCCGCCGCCCACCTTCATTTCGCACGGGCGGTGGCCCGCCGCGCCGAACGGGAGGTGCTCACCCTTATCGACTCCGGGGAGGTTGCCGTCAACCCTCTCTGCCTCACCTACCTGAACCGCCTCTCCGATCTCTGTTTCGTCTGGGCGCGACAGTGCAACGGCGAAGGGCGGGAGGATATCCTCTGGCAGCCGGGGCAAAACCGTTGA
- the glmS gene encoding glutamine--fructose-6-phosphate transaminase (isomerizing), translating to MCGIVGYIGRQEATSIIIDGLRRLEYRGYDSAGIATLNGGRIEIRRAEGKLINLEKVLRERPVHGPRGIGHTRWATHGRPSEINAHPHYAGGIVVVHNGIIENYLALREKLRGLGHSFRSETDTEIIAHLIEQHFKETGDFETAVRRGLGEVRGAYAVAILCEREPDKLIAAKSGSPLVVGQGEGEFFVASDIPAMLSHTREMIFLEDGEVVVFTESGMQVTDLAGATVVKTPKTITWSPLMAEKGGYKHFMLKEIYEQPRAIADTVAGRLLEEEGDVYLEDLRLGNAELQSLQKIFIVACGTSWHAGLVGKFLIEKLARMPVEVDIASEFRYRDPIVAPSTLTVLITQSGETADTLAALREARGKGGKTVAVCNVVESSIARESDGVVYTHAGPEIGVASTKAFTTQLVALFLLALRLGRARETLSAEDCRKLSAELLTLPRKVEEALELDAVIEEAAKIFMGASDFLYLGRGNQYPIALEGALKLKEISYIHAEGYPAGEMKHGPIALIDEHLPVVIVAPQNDTFEKVASNMEEVRARAGKVIVVTNGDGDNLREMADIVFTLPSIADELMPVLTSIPLQLLAYHIAVLKGTDVDQPRNLAKSVTVE from the coding sequence ATGTGCGGCATCGTCGGCTATATCGGACGGCAGGAAGCCACTTCCATCATCATTGACGGCCTGCGCCGCCTGGAATACCGGGGCTACGATTCGGCGGGGATCGCAACCCTGAACGGCGGCAGAATAGAGATCCGCCGCGCGGAGGGCAAGCTGATCAACCTGGAAAAAGTGCTTCGGGAGAGGCCGGTGCACGGGCCCCGGGGAATCGGCCACACCCGCTGGGCCACCCACGGACGCCCTTCCGAGATCAATGCCCACCCTCATTACGCCGGCGGCATCGTGGTGGTCCATAACGGCATCATCGAGAACTACCTCGCCCTCAGGGAAAAGCTCCGCGGCCTGGGCCACTCCTTCCGCTCGGAGACCGACACCGAAATTATCGCCCATCTCATCGAACAGCACTTCAAGGAGACGGGCGATTTCGAGACCGCCGTCCGCAGAGGACTCGGCGAAGTGAGGGGAGCCTATGCCGTGGCCATTCTCTGCGAGCGGGAACCGGATAAGCTGATCGCCGCCAAATCCGGCTCCCCCCTGGTGGTTGGGCAGGGGGAGGGGGAGTTTTTCGTCGCCTCCGACATTCCCGCCATGCTTTCCCATACCCGGGAAATGATTTTCCTCGAAGACGGCGAAGTCGTCGTCTTCACTGAAAGCGGCATGCAGGTGACTGATCTGGCCGGCGCCACCGTCGTCAAGACCCCCAAGACCATCACTTGGAGTCCGCTGATGGCGGAAAAGGGGGGATACAAGCACTTCATGCTCAAGGAGATCTATGAACAGCCCCGGGCAATCGCCGATACGGTGGCCGGGCGGCTGCTGGAAGAGGAGGGGGACGTCTATCTTGAAGACCTTCGTCTCGGCAATGCCGAGCTTCAGTCCCTCCAAAAGATCTTCATCGTCGCCTGCGGCACCTCCTGGCATGCCGGCCTGGTGGGCAAGTTCCTCATCGAGAAACTCGCCCGGATGCCGGTTGAGGTCGATATCGCCAGCGAATTCCGCTATCGCGACCCTATCGTCGCCCCTTCCACCTTGACCGTGCTCATCACCCAGAGCGGCGAGACAGCCGATACCTTGGCGGCCCTGCGCGAAGCCAGGGGGAAGGGGGGAAAGACGGTCGCCGTCTGCAATGTGGTCGAGTCCTCCATCGCCCGGGAGAGCGACGGCGTGGTCTACACCCATGCCGGCCCCGAGATCGGCGTTGCCTCGACCAAGGCCTTCACCACTCAGCTGGTCGCCCTATTTCTCCTCGCACTGCGCTTGGGGCGGGCGCGAGAGACCCTTTCAGCCGAAGATTGCCGCAAGCTCTCCGCGGAGCTCCTCACCCTGCCGCGCAAGGTGGAGGAGGCGCTGGAACTCGATGCCGTCATCGAGGAGGCGGCCAAAATATTCATGGGCGCCAGCGATTTTCTCTATCTGGGGCGCGGCAACCAGTATCCCATCGCCCTCGAGGGGGCGCTCAAGCTCAAGGAGATCTCCTACATCCATGCCGAAGGATACCCGGCCGGCGAGATGAAGCACGGACCCATCGCCCTGATCGACGAGCACCTGCCGGTGGTCATCGTCGCCCCGCAAAACGACACCTTTGAAAAAGTGGCCTCCAACATGGAGGAGGTGCGGGCCCGCGCCGGCAAGGTCATCGTCGTCACCAACGGCGACGGCGACAACCTCCGGGAAATGGCCGACATCGTCTTTACCCTCCCTTCGATCGCCGATGAGCTCATGCCCGTTCTCACCTCCATTCCCCTGCAGCTGCTCGCCTACCACATCGCCGTCCTCAAGGGAACGGACGTCGATCAGCCGCGCAACCTAGCCAAGAGCGTGACGGTGGAGTGA
- the glmU gene encoding bifunctional UDP-N-acetylglucosamine diphosphorylase/glucosamine-1-phosphate N-acetyltransferase GlmU encodes MKINERKMAAVILAAGRGTRMKSERPKVLHPIAGLPMAMFPARLARELGCDPAVLVVGHGAAAVRQKLAEECVLFAHQEDQLGTGHALLCAEPQLRDFTGTLLLLCGDVPLLSRETLERLLAYHETQGAAVTVLTTELIDPHGYGRIVRDGEEVLRIVEEKDASLKEKALREINTGIYAFEAPFVFEVLRTVGRDNAQGEYYLTDVVAAARSVGRKVCALAAADPEEAMGINDRVQLAAASAAMRRRINNALMRAGVTLVDPETTYIEPQVEVGTDTLIHPGVHLRGATRIGGGCTIEPGVMVNDCAVGERVHLKAGSVLEGSEVGDECAIGPMAHLRPGTVLAGNNKLGNFVETKKAFIGRGSQASHLTYIGDAEVGTGVNIGCGTITCNYDGVNKHKTVIEDDVFVGSDTQFVAPVKIGRGSLIGAGSTITKDVPPDSLALSRCEQKIIEGWAAKKRKSREKK; translated from the coding sequence ATGAAAATAAACGAGCGGAAAATGGCCGCCGTCATCCTGGCCGCCGGCCGGGGCACGCGGATGAAATCGGAAAGGCCCAAGGTGCTGCATCCGATCGCCGGCCTCCCCATGGCGATGTTCCCCGCGCGCCTGGCGAGAGAGCTGGGATGTGACCCCGCCGTGCTCGTGGTCGGCCATGGAGCGGCCGCGGTACGGCAGAAACTTGCCGAGGAATGCGTTCTTTTTGCTCACCAGGAGGATCAACTGGGGACCGGCCATGCGCTTCTCTGTGCGGAACCGCAGTTGCGGGATTTCACCGGAACTCTGCTGCTGCTGTGCGGAGATGTCCCCCTGCTGAGCCGGGAGACGCTGGAGAGGCTCCTGGCCTACCATGAGACGCAAGGGGCGGCAGTGACGGTGCTCACCACGGAACTGATCGATCCCCACGGCTACGGCCGCATTGTTCGCGACGGCGAGGAAGTGCTGCGCATCGTCGAGGAAAAGGACGCCTCCCTCAAGGAGAAGGCGCTTCGCGAAATCAACACCGGCATCTATGCTTTCGAAGCCCCCTTCGTATTCGAGGTTCTGCGCACCGTGGGCCGCGACAACGCCCAGGGAGAGTACTACCTGACCGATGTGGTGGCGGCCGCCCGGAGTGTCGGCCGCAAGGTCTGCGCCCTGGCCGCGGCCGATCCCGAAGAAGCGATGGGCATCAACGACCGTGTCCAGCTGGCCGCCGCTTCCGCGGCCATGCGTCGGCGCATCAATAATGCTCTGATGCGCGCCGGGGTGACCCTGGTCGATCCCGAGACCACCTACATCGAACCGCAGGTCGAAGTGGGGACTGATACCCTCATCCATCCCGGCGTTCATCTGCGCGGCGCCACCCGCATCGGCGGCGGCTGCACGATCGAGCCTGGAGTCATGGTCAACGACTGCGCCGTCGGCGAGCGGGTCCATCTCAAGGCCGGATCTGTACTGGAGGGATCGGAGGTCGGCGATGAATGCGCGATCGGTCCCATGGCCCACCTGCGCCCAGGCACCGTGCTGGCCGGAAACAACAAGCTCGGCAATTTCGTCGAAACCAAGAAGGCGTTTATCGGCCGAGGTTCCCAGGCCAGCCATCTCACCTATATCGGGGACGCCGAAGTTGGCACCGGAGTCAATATCGGCTGCGGAACGATCACCTGTAATTACGACGGGGTCAACAAGCACAAGACGGTGATCGAGGATGACGTTTTCGTCGGCAGCGACACCCAGTTCGTCGCCCCGGTGAAAATCGGGCGCGGCAGCCTGATCGGCGCCGGCTCCACCATTACCAAAGACGTCCCCCCCGACTCCCTCGCCCTTTCGCGATGCGAGCAGAAGATCATCGAGGGGTGGGCTGCGAAGAAGAGGAAAAGCCGGGAAAAGAAGTGA
- a CDS encoding MXAN_5187 C-terminal domain-containing protein — MNDRELISGALTKIEQEMKELEIRFEQYFAGVEKREPIQEREKLAKLLRRFVNRRIIQTDLRFKSQNLATRFHSYCGYWDRILRLMDEGRYVRQASRVVGKGAEKREEPALTGKFDIDAVYLDLLEARKTCGIEGAIPSRQQIAAFLERQKSTIREKFGEREVEFRVVTEDGKPKIRARARK, encoded by the coding sequence ATGAATGATCGCGAGCTCATTTCCGGGGCGCTAACGAAAATCGAGCAGGAAATGAAGGAACTCGAGATCCGCTTCGAGCAGTATTTTGCCGGAGTGGAAAAGCGCGAGCCGATTCAGGAGCGCGAGAAGCTCGCTAAGCTTTTAAGGCGGTTCGTAAATCGCCGCATCATCCAGACCGATCTTCGTTTCAAGTCCCAGAACCTGGCGACCCGCTTCCACAGTTACTGCGGGTATTGGGACCGCATCCTGCGCCTGATGGATGAAGGACGCTATGTTCGTCAAGCGTCCCGCGTTGTCGGGAAAGGAGCCGAAAAGCGTGAAGAACCCGCCTTGACCGGCAAATTTGATATCGATGCGGTCTACCTGGATTTGCTGGAGGCCCGCAAGACGTGTGGGATCGAAGGGGCGATCCCAAGTCGTCAACAGATTGCTGCCTTTCTGGAGCGACAGAAAAGCACCATCCGGGAAAAATTCGGAGAACGGGAGGTGGAGTTCAGGGTAGTGACGGAAGACGGCAAACCGAAGATCAGGGCCAGGGCCAGGAAATAG
- a CDS encoding patatin-like phospholipase family protein, protein MPPARNKTALVLAGGGIMGAAYEIGCLTALDRLFAPGFNTRRFDIYVGVSAGSVIATLIANRISPNGLFHAIDNNEQSVFNFHRSDIYRLDYREIFASFWSLTTNLFRIFRNYRQNRWTFSLVDIVHILQEQFPAGLFSLGPLQRYLCQAFRREGI, encoded by the coding sequence ATGCCTCCTGCGAGAAATAAGACGGCCCTGGTGCTGGCCGGGGGAGGAATCATGGGAGCCGCTTACGAGATCGGCTGTCTGACCGCTCTCGACCGCCTCTTCGCCCCGGGTTTCAATACCCGCCGCTTCGATATCTACGTCGGAGTGAGCGCCGGGTCCGTTATCGCCACTCTCATCGCCAACCGGATCTCTCCCAACGGCCTTTTCCACGCCATAGACAACAACGAACAAAGCGTTTTCAATTTCCACCGCAGCGATATCTACCGTCTCGATTACCGGGAGATTTTCGCTTCCTTCTGGAGCTTGACGACCAACCTGTTCCGTATCTTCAGAAACTATCGACAAAACCGCTGGACTTTTTCCCTGGTCGATATTGTTCACATCCTCCAGGAGCAGTTCCCCGCGGGGCTGTTCTCCCTGGGGCCGCTGCAGAGATATCTCTGTCAGGCCTTTCGCCGGGAGGGCATTC
- a CDS encoding patatin-like phospholipase family protein, whose amino-acid sequence PAYDIDRGRRIVFGSEGFRDMHICQAITASCAIPYFFRPHKVDGHYYLDGSIGRLAHLDIAIERGAKLIVVINPRVPMDNDLERFCLPSLSYGECSSIADLGITFAWEQAQRIENKEKLELALAMYRREHPDVDIVLVEPGREESLLFFQSPMSSVARNHIMNYGYNLSLIQFQDRYDRLREVFARHGIRTTADHLADPPSVEASV is encoded by the coding sequence CCAGCGTACGATATTGATCGGGGCCGGCGCATCGTTTTCGGCTCCGAGGGGTTTAGGGATATGCACATCTGCCAGGCCATCACAGCCTCCTGCGCCATCCCGTATTTTTTCCGTCCCCATAAGGTGGATGGCCATTATTACCTGGATGGCTCCATCGGCCGGTTGGCTCACCTCGACATCGCCATCGAGCGGGGCGCCAAACTCATCGTTGTGATCAATCCGCGGGTGCCGATGGACAACGACCTGGAGCGTTTCTGCCTCCCTTCCCTCTCCTACGGCGAATGTTCCAGTATCGCCGACTTGGGAATCACTTTTGCCTGGGAGCAGGCCCAGCGGATCGAAAACAAAGAAAAGTTGGAACTGGCCCTCGCGATGTATCGACGGGAACACCCGGACGTCGACATTGTGCTCGTCGAGCCTGGACGGGAAGAATCCCTTCTTTTTTTTCAGAGCCCAATGAGCAGCGTGGCCCGAAACCACATCATGAATTACGGCTATAATCTCTCCCTGATCCAGTTTCAGGATCGCTATGACAGGCTCCGGGAGGTCTTCGCCCGTCACGGCATCCGGACTACCGCGGACCACCTGGCCGACCCTCCATCGGTGGAAGCCTCCGTATGA
- a CDS encoding radical SAM protein — MNIALPTLHVRRSVQAVPLAAACLAAALPVDAREEVHLLDLFPDQSDQVMAEEILSRCPELVAFPVYLWNREKVLSLARRLKRAQPSLWVVAGGPEATADAENLLREQGLDAVIRGEGEETFLEMVQDLERGEGLKPLPGITLRGPQGILSGPDRESGAVFAAHSSPWLTGVLTPQPGQGVLWETSRGCPFGCDFCFDARGSRGVGHLPPERLEAELDLFVRCGVSQVWVLDSTFNFPPERGKSLLRLLAEKAPHIHFHLEAKADFLDRETARLLAGISCSVQIGLQSVRAEVLRNIHRSLDPGGFRQKMHLLSAEGVIFGLDLIYGLPGDDYSGFCESLNFALEFAPNQIDLFPLAVLPGTTLHGNRLRHSLRAQEEPPYVILESATWSPADLERSRRLAAAADIFYNAGRAVGFFSALLRSTGRNPVSFLEEFALWALGAGGVAEEHFLNAERWEAGEVNRLQEAFISQLFEKEERHDLLPAAMDLIRYHYHFAETLLGEDTAPAPPELLRNRMVWDTPWRMAPTVRMVSFSYEILDFLETGGIDLEQFSSMFRPVGSVALFFRRDFEVFCESLEEDFFKLLQGSDGKRSPGEIFAGSISRREGEEIVEFAVAEGFLIP; from the coding sequence GTGAACATCGCCCTGCCTACCCTGCACGTGCGCCGCTCCGTCCAGGCCGTTCCCCTGGCGGCCGCCTGCCTGGCCGCCGCCCTGCCGGTGGATGCCCGCGAAGAGGTGCATCTGCTCGATCTCTTTCCCGACCAGAGCGACCAAGTCATGGCGGAGGAAATCCTCTCCCGCTGCCCCGAACTGGTGGCCTTCCCCGTCTATCTATGGAACCGGGAAAAGGTCCTTTCCCTGGCCCGGCGCCTCAAGCGGGCGCAACCCTCGCTGTGGGTTGTGGCCGGCGGCCCGGAAGCTACGGCCGATGCCGAAAATCTCCTCCGGGAACAGGGGCTGGATGCCGTGATCAGGGGGGAGGGGGAAGAGACCTTCCTGGAAATGGTCCAGGACCTGGAAAGGGGCGAGGGGCTGAAGCCGTTGCCCGGTATCACCCTGCGCGGCCCGCAGGGCATCCTCTCCGGACCGGACCGGGAATCGGGAGCCGTCTTCGCCGCTCATTCTTCACCCTGGCTGACTGGAGTGCTGACGCCGCAGCCGGGTCAGGGAGTGCTCTGGGAAACCTCGCGCGGCTGCCCATTCGGATGCGACTTCTGCTTCGACGCCCGGGGCAGCCGAGGCGTCGGCCACCTGCCGCCGGAGAGACTGGAAGCCGAACTCGATCTCTTTGTCCGCTGCGGCGTTTCCCAGGTGTGGGTCCTCGATTCCACCTTCAACTTTCCTCCCGAGCGGGGCAAGTCCCTGCTGCGGCTTCTGGCCGAAAAAGCTCCCCATATTCATTTTCACCTGGAGGCCAAGGCCGACTTCCTTGACCGGGAGACGGCCCGCCTCCTGGCGGGAATCTCCTGTTCCGTCCAGATCGGTCTGCAGTCGGTCCGCGCCGAAGTGCTGCGCAATATTCACCGATCCCTTGACCCAGGCGGGTTCAGGCAGAAAATGCACCTCCTCTCCGCGGAGGGTGTCATATTCGGACTGGACCTTATCTACGGCCTCCCCGGGGACGATTATTCCGGTTTCTGCGAAAGCCTGAACTTTGCCCTGGAATTCGCCCCCAACCAGATCGATCTCTTTCCCCTGGCCGTTCTCCCCGGCACAACACTCCACGGCAATCGCCTTAGGCATTCTCTCCGGGCACAGGAGGAGCCTCCCTATGTAATCCTGGAGAGCGCCACTTGGAGTCCGGCCGATCTGGAGCGGAGTCGCCGGCTGGCTGCCGCCGCTGACATCTTCTACAATGCCGGCCGGGCAGTCGGCTTCTTCTCAGCCCTTCTGCGGTCTACGGGAAGGAATCCCGTATCGTTCCTGGAAGAGTTTGCCCTGTGGGCCCTTGGGGCGGGGGGCGTTGCGGAGGAGCATTTTCTGAACGCCGAAAGATGGGAGGCCGGTGAGGTCAACCGGCTGCAGGAAGCTTTCATCAGCCAGCTGTTTGAAAAAGAGGAGCGCCATGACCTTTTACCGGCCGCCATGGACCTGATCCGTTACCATTACCATTTTGCCGAAACATTGCTGGGCGAGGATACCGCTCCCGCTCCGCCGGAGCTGCTGCGCAACCGTATGGTATGGGATACGCCCTGGAGGATGGCTCCGACCGTCCGCATGGTGTCTTTTTCCTATGAGATTCTCGATTTTCTGGAGACGGGGGGGATTGACCTGGAGCAGTTTTCCTCGATGTTTCGGCCGGTGGGTTCGGTGGCTCTTTTTTTTCGTCGTGATTTCGAGGTTTTCTGCGAGTCGCTGGAAGAGGACTTTTTTAAATTGCTGCAAGGCAGCGACGGGAAAAGATCCCCGGGGGAGATCTTCGCCGGGAGCATATCCCGACGCGAAGGTGAGGAGATCGTCGAATTCGCCGTGGCCGAGGGGTTTTTGATTCCATAA
- a CDS encoding thioredoxin family protein yields MRIDILCKPESGRRCERTLENVREALNQVGIEAEVHLYRDRRKMIDNRVYVSPALMIDDSVRVSGRVPEIPEILGLLAERPRYRKRIQEVA; encoded by the coding sequence ATGCGCATAGACATCTTGTGCAAGCCGGAAAGCGGGCGTCGGTGTGAAAGGACCTTGGAAAATGTTCGCGAGGCGCTGAACCAGGTCGGAATCGAAGCCGAGGTCCATCTCTATCGGGATCGCCGCAAAATGATCGACAACAGGGTCTATGTCTCCCCGGCGCTGATGATCGACGACAGCGTAAGGGTTTCCGGAAGAGTACCGGAAATTCCTGAAATCCTGGGCCTGCTGGCCGAACGGCCGAGATATCGGAAAAGGATCCAGGAGGTGGCCTGA